The sequence TGTCAGGAGAGCGGTTACAGGTCAGCTTCAATATTATCCGGCATGGACAGCTGCTGTTTCCAGTAGACCTGGAGGCCTATGGCCTTGATGGCATCCCCGGCATCAGGATACCCGGCTCTATCACCCGCGATGCAGCCAAGCAGGGGACCAATGAAGCTATCCAGGCCATCGGCCTTTCCACCATGGACCCCTCGCTGACTGCGCAAGCCACTGCCGCCGGCCTGGACGCGGCTAAAACACTGCTCACTAAAAAAGTGAAACTCGTAAAAGTAACTGTCAAAACTGATTGCCCCCTCCTGCTCAGGGACGGCACTAAAAACAATAAATAATTGATCACCCAAAACATCCTCCAACATGCACACCATTTTGTTTATCCGCATTATTTCTGTAACCGCCCTGGTGCTGGCCAGCCAGCTCAGCGCCGGCGGCCAAACCCCATTTATTACCAGGGCCAGCGATGTGATCACTACCCACATGGAACTGTCCACCCAGCGTACCACCGTAGTGGTATTTTCAGCACCCATCGCCGAAAATGGTGTTGACCGCGGCAGCGCTCAGGTATTGGCTAAAACAGTAGATGGCGTGGGTAACGTCATCAAGGTGAAAGCCGCCTCTGACAGCCTGCTACCCACCAACCTCACCATTTTTACCAGTGATGGCCGTGTATACCGCTTCCTGGTAGAATACAACGCATCGCCCCGTCAGGATTTTTATGATTTCAGTGGGCTGCCCGGTCAGGCGGCCAGCAGTGGCGTTCGCTTTCTTCCGGACCGCATGAATGAAGCTTCCATTATCCGTACATCCACTCACATTACCGAATTGCCTGCTCATCGCCGCCGCCCCACCAGTAAATCCAACGGGGACATGAAGCTCAGGACCAAAGGCATCTTCTTATCGGAAGGCGTGCTGTTTTTTCATCTCAGCCTGGCCAATAGCTCAGCGATTCCCTATGAACTGGACTTCATTCGCTGTTATCAGCGGGACCGGAAAAAATCCAAACGTACCTCTCAGATGGTAAAAGAGGTCAAGACACTGGCCACCAGCTTTGTAGGCAAGCCTGTCATCGGTGCGGGTGACGCAGGGTTCTCC comes from Paraflavitalea devenefica and encodes:
- the traN gene encoding conjugative transposon protein TraN, yielding MHTILFIRIISVTALVLASQLSAGGQTPFITRASDVITTHMELSTQRTTVVVFSAPIAENGVDRGSAQVLAKTVDGVGNVIKVKAASDSLLPTNLTIFTSDGRVYRFLVEYNASPRQDFYDFSGLPGQAASSGVRFLPDRMNEASIIRTSTHITELPAHRRRPTSKSNGDMKLRTKGIFLSEGVLFFHLSLANSSAIPYELDFIRCYQRDRKKSKRTSQMVKEVKTLATSFVGKPVIGAGDAGFSMVLAFEKFTISDSKYFMIELFEKKGDRHLVLKIKGDDILKAKPLLVSK